In Lathamus discolor isolate bLatDis1 chromosome 12, bLatDis1.hap1, whole genome shotgun sequence, a genomic segment contains:
- the TOP3B gene encoding DNA topoisomerase 3-beta-1, with amino-acid sequence MKTVLMVAEKPSLAQSIAKILSRGNMSSRKGLNGACSVHEYTGSFIGQSAHFKMTSVCGHVMTLDFIGKYNSWDKVDPAELFSKAPTEKKEANPKLTMVKFLQVEGRGCDCIVLWLDCDKEGENICFEVLDAVLPVMNKPRSSERTIYRAKFSSITDTDICNAMNHLGEPNRNEALSVDARQELDLRIGCAFTRFQTKYFQGKYGNLDSSLISFGPCQTPTLGFCVERHDKIQSFKPETYWVLQAKVNPEKESSLTLDWDRVRVFDREIAQMFLNITKMSKEAKVESVSKKEKVKQRPLALNTVEMLRVASAALGMGPQHAMQIAERLYTQGYISYPRTETTHYPENFDLKGCLRQQANNPYWAETVKALLSDGINRPRKGHDAGDHPPITPMRAATEAELGGDGWRLYEYITRHFIATVSADCKYLQTTISFSIGPERFTCIGKVVTSPGFTEIMPWHSIPLEESLPHCEKGDLFPVGEIKLLEKQTSPPDYLTEAELITLMEKHGIGTDASIPVHINNICQRNYVTVESGRRLKPTNLGIVLVHGYYKIDAELVLPTIRSAVEKQLNLIALGKANYHQVLEHTLDIFKRKFHYFVDSIAGMDELMEVSFSPLAATGKPLSRCGKCHRFMKYIQAKPSRLHCSHCDDTYSLPQNGTIKLYKELRCPLDDFELVLWSSGSRGKSYPLCPYCYNHPPFRDMKKGMGCNECTHPTCQHSLSMLGIGQCVECENGVLVLDSTSGPKWKMACNKCNVIVHFFENAHKVRVSPETCDLCDAALVDVDFNKAKSPLPGGETQHSGCVFCDPVFQDLVELKHAAMRHPMHRGGQGKRQGRGRGKGRRPGGRLNPKKPKDKMAALAAYFV; translated from the exons ATGAAGACTGTTCTGATGGTGGCGGAGAAGCCTTCTCTGGCGCAGTCCATCGCCAAGATCCTCTCGAGAG GAAACATGTCCTCTCGCAAGGGACTGAATGGTGCATGCTCTGTGCATGAGTACACTGGATCATTTATAGGACAGAGTGCCCATTTCAAGATGACATCCGTATGTGGTCACGTCATGACTCTGGATTTCATAG GAAAATATAACAGCTGGGACAAAGTGGATCCGGCAGAACTTTTTAGCAAAGCtcctacagaaaagaaagaagctaaTCCAAAACTGACCATGGTGAAATTTTTACAG gTGGAGGGAAGAGGCTGTGATTGTATTGTCTTGTGGTTGGATTGTgataaggaaggagaaaacatctgttttgaa GTTCTCGATGCTGTTCTTCCTGTTATGAACAAACCTCGTAGCAGCGAAAGGACGATTTATAGAGCTAAATTCAGTTCCATTACTGACACAGACATCTGCAATGCCATGAATCACTTGGGAGAACCCAATCGCAATGAAGCTCTTTCAGTGGATGCCCGCCAGGAGCTGGATCTTAGGATTGGCTGTGCATTTACAAG GTTTCAGACCAAATATTTTCAGGGGAAATACGGGAATTTAGACAGCTCCCTCATCTCCTTTGGGCCATGTCAGACCCCAACACTTGGATTCTGTGTTGAAAGGCATGACAAAATCCAGTCATTTAAGCCTGAGACGTATTGGGTCTTGCAAGCTAAA GTGAAccctgaaaaagaaagttctcTCACTTTAGATTGGGATAGAGTGAGGGTGTTTGATCGTGAGATTGCCCAAATGTTCCTGAATATAACAAAGATGTCAAAAGAAGCAAAG GTAGAATCTGTGAGTAAAAAAGAGAAGGTGAAGCAGAGACCACTGGCTCTGAACACAGTAGAAATGCTACGAGTGGCCAGTGCTGCTTTAG GAATGGGTCCACAACACGCCATGCAAATAGCAGAGCGTCTTTATACTCAGGGTTATATTAGCTACCCTCGAACAGAAACTACCCATTATCCAGAAAACTTTGACTTGAAAGGATGTTTGAGACAACAAGCCAATAATCCTTACTGGGCAGAAACT GTAAAAGCATTGCTATCAGATGGCATTAACCGTCCAAGGAAAGGCCATGATGCAGGAGACCATCCTCCCATCACCCCAATGAGAGCTGCAACAGAAGCAGAACTAG GTGGAGATGGATGGCGACTATATGAGTATATAACCAGGCATTTCATTGCCACTGTCAGCGCTGATTGCAAGTACCTACAAACCACCATTTCTTTCAGTATTGGCCCTGAACGTTTTACATGTATTGGAAAAGTGGTAACTTCACCAG GGTTCACAGAAATTATGCCATGGCACAGCATCCCATTAGAAGAGAGCCTTCCCCACTGTGAGAAAGGAGATCTTTTTCCAGTTGGTGAAATAAAATTGTTGGAAAAGCAAACCAGTCCTCCTGATTACCTGACAGAAGCAGAACTTATCACTCTGATGGAAAAGCATGGCATTG GAACTGATGCAAGTATTCCAGTCCACATCAACAACATTTGCCAGCGAAACTATGTCACAGTGGAGAGTGGTCGGAGACTAAAGCCTACAAACCTTGGCATTGTTCTGGTTCATGGTTATTACAAAATAG ATGCAGAATTGGTTCTTCCTACAATCCGCAGTGCTGTGGAGAAGCAGCTCAACTTAATAGCTCTGGGTAAAGCAAATTATCATCAGGTCCTGGAGCACACCCTTgacattttcaaaaggaaattcCACTACTTTGTGGATTCTATTGCAG GTATGGATGAACTGATGGAAGTGTCTTTTTCACCGTTAGCTGCCACTGGTAAACCTCTTTCCCGCTGTGGTAAATGCCATCGCTTCATGAAGTATATTCAG GCCAAGCCAAGTCGTCTGCACTGCTCCCACTGTGATGACACCTACAGTCTCCCACAGAATGGTACCATTAAACTCTACAAAGAGTTGCGTTGCCCACTAGATGACTTTGAGCTGGTGCTGTGGTCGTCTGGATCCAGAGGAAAGAGCTACCCACTGTGTCCATACTGTTACAACCATCCTCCCTTCAGGGACATGAAAAAAG GAATGGGCTGTAATGAATGCACACACCCCACGTGCCAGCATTCTCTTAGCATGCTTGGAATTGGGCAGTGCGTTGAATGTGAGAATGGGGTTCTCGTGCTGGACTCGACGTCAGGTCCCAAGTGGAAGATGGCCTGCAACAAATGCAATGTGATTGTGCACTTCTTTGAGAATGCCCACAAGGTCCGAGTGTCGCCGGAGACCTGTGACTTGTGCGATGCAGCCCTTGTGGACGTCGATTTTAACAAAGCCAAATCTCCTTTACCTGGGGGTGAGACCCAGCATTCAGGCTGTGTGTTCTGTGATCCCGTGTTTCAAGATCTGGTGGAGCTGAAGCATGCAGCCATGAGGCACCCCATGCACCGTGGGGGAcaaggaaaaaggcaaggcCGAGGAAGAGGTAAAGGCCGGAGGCCTGGAGGAAGACTCAATCCAAAGAAACCCAAGGACAAAATGGCAGCTCTGGCTGCTTACTTTGTATAA